Proteins found in one Anopheles aquasalis chromosome 3, idAnoAquaMG_Q_19, whole genome shotgun sequence genomic segment:
- the LOC126578328 gene encoding brachyurin-like, whose product MKFAVFATLLAVACAVMATDDIDWSKVRPVSRMPQFYRRLPKELLKQYLAEVRAMPKGTRENSRIVNGYIAAPGQFPYQIALLSNMEGGQGLCGGSVLTTNYVLTAAHCVDVATGGLVIYGAEDRTNPAEPSQVRIAFEHSGIRLHPNWNPSLIRYDIATVRVVSPVTFTARIQPVTLPRLSDVGNDFAGLIGTVSGFGRFSDSIAQASNILRYVNNPIQTNLACSVRFPGVIQPENICLSGDAGRGACQGDSGGPLTIQRDGTTVQLGVVSFGLALGCELNWPSVFARTTSFLQWIAQNSDVVLQP is encoded by the coding sequence ATGAAGTTCGCCGTGTTCGCTACGCTACTCGCGGTCGCGTGTGCCGTGATGGCCACCGACGATATCGACTGGTCGAAGGTACGGCCGGTGTCACGCATGCCACAATTCTATCGCCGTTTGccgaaggagctgctgaagcagTACCTTGCCGAGGTGCGCGCCATGCCGAAAGGCACCCGCGAAAACTCGCGCATCGTCAACGGATACATTGCCGCGCCCGGCCAGTTCCCGTATCAGATTGCACTGCTGAGCAACATGGAAGGTGGTCAGGGTCTGTGCGGTGGCTCCGTGCTGACCACCAACTACGTGCTGACGGCTGCTCATTGTGTCGATGTCGCTACCGGTGGTCTCGTCATCTACGGTGCCGAGGATCGCACGAATCCGGCTGAACCGTCTCAGGTGCGCATTGCCTTCGAACACTCCGGTATCCGGCTGCACCCGAACTGGAACCCCAGCCTGATCCGCTACGATATTGCCACCGTACGGGTCGTCTCGCCCGTTACCTTCACCGCCCGCATCCAACCGGTCACGCTGCCCCGACTCAGTGATGTTGGCAACGATTTCGCTGGCCTCATCGGTACGGTGTCCGGTTTCGGTCGCTTCTCGGACTCCATCGCCCAAGCATCGAACATCCTGCGCTACGTCAACAACCCGATCCAGACCAATCTGGCTTGCTCTGTGCGCTTCCCCGGTGTCATTCAGCCCGAGAACATTTGCCTTTCCGGCGATGCCGGTCGCGGTGCCTGCCAGGGTGATTCCGGTGGCCCACTGACGATCCAGCGCGATGGCACCACCGTCCAGCTCGGTGTCGTCTCGTTCGGTCTCGCTCTTGGCTGCGAACTCAACTGGCCATCCGTCTTCGCTCGTaccacttccttcctccaATGGATCGCACAAAACTCCGATGTGGTGCTACAGCCGTAA
- the LOC126576861 gene encoding brachyurin-like — protein sequence MLARPCDKRVSLLSVVRSFLRACLIAIRSLVMANVAIDWTQVKPVEQLDHYWARVPAEWQFLRNASDGAKAASSGRITNGAEASPSQFPYQALLLVEFGALTTLCGGSVLTNHYILTAAHCVMLDQTTKASAGTVILGALNRLEQEPSQQRIRFSRTSIFVHPQYTASNLRFDVAVMRLGSTIVFNQWVQPIALPSRNDLRTFEGLIGTVSGWGRTSDATGGFATILRYTHNPILSNGGCIDRWGSLLVEPQNICQSGDGGRSACNGDSGGPLTVTNGGRTLQVGVISFGPDNGCTRGMPVVMARTSFFLDWIAANSDYVVS from the exons ATGCTGGCCCGGCCGTGTGATAAGCGGGTCAGTTTGCTATCGGTCGTGCGA TCATTCCTGCGGGCTTGCCTAATCGCAATCCGCAGTCTGGTGA TGGCCAACGTAGCGATCGATTGGACGCAAGTGAAACCGGTGGAACAGTTGGATCATTACTGGGCACGCGTTCCAGCCGAGTGGCAGTTTCTGCGCAACGCTAGCGATGGAGCGAAGGCGGCATCGTCCGGACGCATCACCAACGGTGCAGAGGCAAGCCCGAGCCAGTTCCCGTACCAAGCCTTGCTACTGGTCGAGTTCGGTGCCCTGACAACGCTGTGCGGTGGTTCGGTGCTGACGAATCACTACATCCTAACGGCGGCCCACTGTGTTATGCTTGATCAGACGACAAAGGCCAGTGCTGGTACGGTCATCTTGGGTGCCCTCAATCGCTTGGAACAGGAACCGTCCCAGCAGCGTATCCGGTTCAGCCGAACGAGCATCTTCGTGCACCCCCAGTACACGGCCTCTAATCTACGCTTTGATGTCGCCGTCATGCGGCTCGGTTCAACGATAGTGTTCAACCAGTGGGTCCAACCGATCGCCCTACCATCGCGTAACGATTTGCGAACCTTCGAAGGGCTCATCGGCACGGTGAGCGGTTGGGGACGCACCAGTGACGCAACCGGTGGCTTCGCAACAATCCTTCGCTACACTCACAATCCAATCCTAAGCAACGGCGGGTGCATCGATCGGTGGGGTTCGTTGCTGGTGGAACCACAAAACATCTGCCAAtcgggtgatggtggtcggtcggcCTGTAACGGTGACTCGGGTGGACCACTGACCGTAACCAACGGTGGCCGTACGCTGCAAGTCGGTGTGATTTCGTTCGGACCGGATAATGGCTGCACTCGCGGGATGCCGGTGGTAATGGCACGAACGTCCTTCTTCCTCGACTGGATCGCCGCCAACTCGGATTACGTGGTGAGCTAG